From the genome of Terriglobia bacterium:
CCGGCCGCCACCTGCGTGACCACCGCCTGCTCCCGGTCCGCGGTCCACTTCTCGGTGGACAGGTCCACGGACCCATCGCTCTGCACGAGGAACAGGTTCACCGAGACCGACCCCGCCAGGAACTCGCTGGTGTTCTGGTCGGTCGCCCCGTAGGGCTGGGATGCGGCGGGGAGGGTGTCCGGCTCGGCGCCGCTCTCCGGGCCCGGCAACCTTCGCAGGTCGGGGGCGGAGGCCGTGGAGGCGGGAGGCAGCCACGCATCCTGCCCCTCGGCGGCCGGCGCCCGCTCGCCGTCGCGGTTGAACTCGGAGAAGCGACGGGACTGGCCCTTGAAGAACCGGTTCCACGCCGAAAGCCCCGCCTCGAAACCGATCGAACGCCTCCGATAGGCCGAGGCGGAGACGGCCTCGCTGCTCACCTCCCGCACCGCCGGGCTCCCGAGCATTCCGCGGAGGGACTCTCGCGGGACCTCGGCCACGAAGAGGCCGTCGAACACGTGGGCCACCTTCCCGTTCGCCGCGCGCACGGCCTCCACCGCCCGCTCCCGCGTCTCGGGCCGCTCGTCGGCCAGGACCACGACGGCGAGCACCTCGTCGTGCGCTCGCTCGGGTATCTCGCCCGCCGCGGCTCCCGGGACGACGGCGAGCGTGATCAGGACGAGAGCGGCGAGCGCGGGACGTCTCGCGGTCGCGGACGAGCGCATGGAGATCTCCCTCGGTCGATACGGTCCGAGGAAGAATCTAGGGACGGTCGCGGGCGGGAACAATTCGAGGACTGTAATCCGTCGCGCCGAATCGTGGCACCGCGAGGCCGGGCGCCAACCCCTTGACTTCGAGGAACTTGGCCCGGTGGTCCGGCCGGCGGGAACCCGTCACGACGTGGGGGCGAGGCCGAGCATCTCCCGTATCCGGTCCTCGAGCACCTTCTTCGGGACGCCGCCGACGAAGCTGGCGACGATCTTCCCGTCGCGGTCGATGAAGAACGCGGAGGGATAACCGAGGATTCCCCCGAACGCGTCGCTGACGGCCTCGTTCCCGATCAGGTTCGTGTACGGGATCCGGGCCTTCTCGACGAACGGGCGCACGACCGTGGCCCCTTCGTCGTCCATCGAGATCGCGATCAGCTCGAACCCCTGGTCCTTGTACTGCGCGTAGAGTTCCTTGAAGCTCGGGATCTCCTCTCGGCACGGCGCACACCACGTCGCCCAGAAGTCCACGAGCCGCACCTTCCCCGCGCTGTCGGAGAGCCGCACGGCCTTCCCGTCGAGGTTCGGTAGGGAGAAATTCGGAGCGGTCCGGGGCACGACCGTCCCCGCCGCGGAACCGTCCCGGCCCGCGTCCTGCCCCGAGGGGCCGCCGCACGCCACGCCGACGGCGAGCGCGGCGGCGACGAGGGGGGCGGCCTTCGCAACGGACATCCAGCGCACGGCGCTCATGGTCAAACCTCCCGAGCCGGCCCAAGCGGCCG
Proteins encoded in this window:
- a CDS encoding TlpA family protein disulfide reductase, with product MSAVRWMSVAKAAPLVAAALAVGVACGGPSGQDAGRDGSAAGTVVPRTAPNFSLPNLDGKAVRLSDSAGKVRLVDFWATWCAPCREEIPSFKELYAQYKDQGFELIAISMDDEGATVVRPFVEKARIPYTNLIGNEAVSDAFGGILGYPSAFFIDRDGKIVASFVGGVPKKVLEDRIREMLGLAPTS